A window of Paraburkholderia bryophila contains these coding sequences:
- a CDS encoding alpha/beta hydrolase: protein MRPFLHSALVALCVVAHGAACASTVISRSFHADALGRDWSYTIYLPTGYRHDAARIPVLYLLHGNNGDANDWLTQGHLQSAADALIDHRDMPPVAIVMPQGGTDWYVDRKEKMETAFFDDLLPEIESRYAVSTQRGGRMIGGVSMGGFGALRYALTQPERFCGAMLLSPAIYANEPPRASAARRVGVFGEREFDPRVWHDLNYPAQWDRYMSRPYRLPMFIAAGDDDLAIQADASSLYTHLRLAGNPAALRIVDGAHTWDVWSALLPAALKYTLGCVKTPTPTPTPTPPQPLDHPSTGRP from the coding sequence ATGCGTCCATTCCTACACTCCGCACTCGTTGCGCTGTGCGTCGTCGCTCACGGCGCGGCTTGCGCCAGCACCGTGATCAGCCGCAGCTTCCATGCCGACGCGCTCGGCCGCGACTGGTCGTACACGATCTATCTGCCGACCGGCTATCGTCACGACGCCGCCCGCATTCCGGTGCTCTATCTCCTGCACGGCAATAACGGCGACGCCAACGACTGGCTCACGCAAGGCCATCTGCAAAGCGCCGCCGACGCGCTGATCGACCACAGGGACATGCCGCCGGTCGCGATCGTGATGCCGCAAGGCGGCACCGACTGGTACGTCGATCGCAAGGAGAAGATGGAGACAGCGTTCTTCGACGATCTGCTGCCCGAGATCGAATCACGCTACGCCGTGTCGACGCAGCGCGGCGGCCGCATGATCGGTGGAGTGTCGATGGGTGGCTTCGGCGCGCTGCGTTACGCGCTGACGCAGCCGGAACGCTTTTGCGGCGCCATGCTGCTGAGCCCCGCGATCTACGCGAACGAACCGCCGCGCGCGTCGGCGGCGCGACGCGTGGGGGTCTTCGGCGAGCGCGAATTCGATCCGCGCGTCTGGCATGACCTCAACTATCCGGCGCAGTGGGACCGCTATATGAGCCGGCCGTATCGTCTGCCGATGTTCATCGCCGCCGGCGACGACGATCTCGCGATCCAGGCCGATGCGTCGTCGCTGTACACGCATCTGCGGCTGGCGGGCAATCCGGCGGCGCTGCGTATCGTCGACGGCGCCCACACGTGGGATGTCTGGAGCGCGCTGCTACCGGCCGCGCTGAAGTACACGCTCGGCTGCGTGAAAACGCCAACGCCAACGCCAACGCCAACGCCACCACAACCGCTGGATCACCCCTCGACCGGCCGCCCTTGA
- a CDS encoding OpgC domain-containing protein yields MQASQSRLIELDFFRGLVLLIIVVDHIGGSILSRVTLHAYALCDAAEVFVFLGGFATATAYAALAERRNETIARGRFLRRSLEIYRAFLVTAALMLLVSAVLTAFSIDGPNLATTDLDDLMDAPVAALRDILLFRRQPYLASVLPMYAFFAALVPMILPLARSKPWWLLAGSVALWAGAPAITAYLPAAPDMQWDFNPFAWQLLFVLGVLARCQPVYQRISAHRFGWLVSVLAFAAVAAGAYYKLFIEREPLDASFKQNLSYLRAVNFLAIAWLVANLIQLGWARKLAQWLPWVGVIGRKGLLCFIAGAVISLVVDSVLYAATDGYLNYPLGLLADAVAVGALLAVALGEKPLKRLASRLVGARLRTSP; encoded by the coding sequence ATGCAAGCATCGCAATCCCGTCTGATCGAGCTCGACTTTTTCCGCGGACTGGTCCTTCTGATCATCGTCGTCGACCATATTGGCGGCAGCATTCTGTCGCGCGTCACGCTGCACGCTTACGCGCTGTGCGATGCCGCCGAAGTCTTCGTGTTCCTGGGCGGCTTCGCCACCGCCACGGCCTACGCGGCGCTGGCCGAACGGCGCAATGAGACGATCGCGCGCGGCCGCTTCCTGCGGCGTTCGCTGGAAATCTACCGGGCGTTCCTGGTCACTGCCGCGCTGATGCTGCTAGTCAGCGCGGTGCTGACGGCGTTCAGCATCGACGGGCCGAATCTCGCCACCACCGACCTGGACGATCTGATGGACGCCCCCGTCGCCGCGTTGCGCGACATCCTGCTGTTCCGCCGCCAGCCGTATCTCGCCTCCGTGCTGCCGATGTACGCGTTCTTCGCCGCACTGGTGCCGATGATCCTGCCGCTCGCGCGCAGCAAGCCGTGGTGGTTGCTGGCCGGCAGCGTCGCGCTGTGGGCAGGCGCCCCGGCGATCACCGCGTATTTGCCCGCCGCGCCGGACATGCAGTGGGACTTCAACCCGTTCGCGTGGCAATTGCTGTTCGTGCTCGGCGTGCTGGCCCGTTGCCAGCCGGTGTATCAGCGCATCAGTGCGCACCGGTTCGGCTGGCTGGTCAGCGTGCTGGCGTTCGCCGCGGTGGCGGCCGGGGCTTACTACAAACTGTTTATCGAGCGCGAGCCGCTCGATGCGAGTTTCAAACAGAACCTGTCCTATCTGCGCGCGGTCAATTTTCTTGCGATTGCATGGCTCGTCGCGAATCTGATTCAGCTTGGCTGGGCCAGGAAACTCGCGCAATGGCTGCCGTGGGTCGGCGTGATCGGCCGCAAGGGGCTGCTGTGCTTTATCGCCGGCGCGGTGATTTCGCTCGTGGTCGATTCGGTGCTGTATGCGGCCACGGACGGTTACCTCAACTACCCGCTCGGCCTGCTCGCCGATGCCGTCGCGGTCGGCGCGCTGCTGGCCGTCGCGCTGGGGGAAAAGCCGCTCAAGCGGCTCGCTTCGCGGCTGGTCGGCGCGCGGCTTCGTACCTCGCCTTGA
- a CDS encoding porin, with translation MNKQVFALAVSTALSAAFAQSASAQTSVTLYGVLDEGINYTNNVGRGHVYELASGDAQGSRWGLKGAEELGGGLKAIFQLENGFDVSSGRLNQGGRMFGRQAFVGISSDTFGSLTFGRQYDSVVDYLAQTTANGNWAGELFSHPYDNDNTDNSFRLDNSVKFTSPSISGFQFGGVYSFSNDTNFANNRAYSFGGQYTYGGLLVAAAYLQADNPGNGANGAITANDASFIAGRMRVFGGGITYTFGPATAGFVYTNSNYLDPTGNGYLGITPLVPPGILLNSLKYQNFEVNGKYQVSPMLFVGAQYVYTMESYDASNGGVKPRIHSFGLMADYNLSKRTDVYIQGEYQQVTGDSTYTILDDAFTPGTQSPSSTSKQVVVRAAIRHKF, from the coding sequence ATGAACAAGCAAGTGTTCGCGCTGGCTGTCTCCACCGCTTTGTCCGCCGCTTTTGCCCAGTCTGCCTCCGCGCAGACCAGTGTGACGCTGTACGGCGTACTCGATGAGGGCATCAACTACACCAATAATGTCGGCCGCGGCCACGTCTACGAACTGGCGAGCGGCGACGCGCAAGGCAGCCGCTGGGGCCTGAAAGGCGCCGAGGAACTGGGCGGCGGCCTGAAGGCGATCTTCCAGCTCGAAAACGGCTTCGACGTCAGCTCCGGACGCCTCAATCAGGGCGGCCGGATGTTCGGCCGCCAGGCCTTCGTGGGTATCAGTTCGGATACTTTCGGCAGCTTGACGTTCGGGCGCCAGTACGATTCGGTGGTCGACTACCTGGCGCAGACCACGGCCAACGGCAATTGGGCCGGCGAACTGTTCTCGCACCCGTACGACAACGACAACACCGACAACTCGTTTCGTCTCGACAACTCGGTCAAGTTCACCAGCCCGTCGATCTCCGGCTTCCAGTTCGGCGGCGTCTACAGCTTCAGCAACGACACCAACTTCGCCAATAACCGCGCGTACAGTTTCGGCGGCCAATATACGTATGGCGGCCTGCTGGTCGCCGCCGCTTATCTGCAGGCCGACAATCCGGGCAATGGCGCGAACGGCGCGATCACCGCGAACGACGCCAGCTTCATCGCCGGGCGCATGCGCGTGTTCGGCGGCGGCATCACGTACACGTTCGGTCCGGCGACGGCCGGCTTCGTTTATACCAACTCGAATTATCTGGATCCGACCGGCAACGGTTATCTCGGCATCACGCCGCTCGTGCCGCCGGGTATTTTGCTGAACTCGCTGAAGTATCAGAACTTCGAGGTGAACGGCAAATATCAGGTGTCGCCGATGCTGTTCGTCGGCGCGCAATATGTCTACACGATGGAAAGCTACGACGCGTCGAATGGCGGCGTGAAGCCGCGCATTCACTCGTTTGGTTTGATGGCGGATTACAACCTGTCCAAACGCACCGACGTCTACATTCAGGGCGAGTATCAGCAGGTGACGGGCGACTCGACCTACACGATTCTGGACGATGCGTTCACGCCCGGCACCCAGTCGCCTTCGTCGACGTCGAAGCAGGTCGTAGTGCGCGCGGCGATACGGCATAAGTTCTAG
- a CDS encoding NUDIX domain-containing protein, which produces MNQTAGRVRIVDVEVLSDDWYVLKKTTFDYQRADGSWQRQSRETYDRGNGATLLLYDPRRRTVVLTRQFRLPAFVNGHHGMLIEAPAGLLEAASPEERIRAEVEEETGYRVHDVRKVFEAFMSPGSVTEKLHFFVAEYDAVAKVGAGGGIADEGEDIEVLELPVDDALAMIERGEIVDGKTIMLLQYAKLNLLGE; this is translated from the coding sequence ATGAACCAAACCGCCGGACGGGTCCGTATCGTCGACGTCGAAGTGCTGTCGGACGACTGGTACGTGCTGAAGAAAACCACCTTCGACTATCAACGCGCCGACGGTAGCTGGCAGCGCCAAAGCCGCGAAACCTACGACCGCGGCAACGGCGCCACCCTGCTGCTGTACGATCCGCGCCGCCGCACGGTGGTGCTGACGCGGCAATTCCGACTGCCGGCGTTCGTCAACGGTCATCACGGCATGTTGATCGAGGCGCCGGCCGGGCTGCTGGAAGCCGCGTCGCCCGAAGAACGGATTCGCGCGGAGGTGGAAGAGGAAACCGGCTACCGCGTGCACGACGTGCGCAAGGTGTTCGAAGCGTTCATGAGCCCCGGCTCGGTCACGGAGAAGCTGCACTTTTTCGTCGCCGAATACGACGCGGTGGCGAAGGTCGGCGCAGGCGGCGGCATCGCGGATGAAGGCGAAGATATCGAGGTGCTGGAGTTGCCGGTGGACGACGCACTCGCGATGATCGAGCGCGGCGAGATCGTCGACGGCAAGACGATCATGCTGCTGCAGTACGCGAAACTGAATCTGTTGGGCGAGTAG
- a CDS encoding DeoR/GlpR family DNA-binding transcription regulator, with translation MLTSQRKQLILEALKRNGQVIAKTLSVEFDVSEDTIRRDLRELAAEGQLQRVHGGALPASPAAVDFAGRERIESVSKAAIGRAAAGMIAPGQIVFVDGGTTAVQLARHLPRDLRATIVTHSPSIAVELAEHAQLEVVMIGGRLFRHSMVNVGAAAIETLSHIRADLFFMGATGVHPQAGLSTGDREEAYVKRAFAEHAAETVVLASAEKLHAASAYKIADVTAASAIVVERGTAEALTAPFEALGITIVRA, from the coding sequence GTGCTGACTTCGCAAAGAAAACAACTGATCCTCGAGGCGTTGAAGCGCAACGGGCAGGTGATCGCCAAGACGCTGAGTGTCGAATTCGACGTGTCCGAAGACACGATCCGCCGCGATCTGCGCGAGCTCGCCGCTGAAGGCCAGCTTCAGCGCGTGCATGGCGGCGCGTTGCCGGCCTCGCCGGCGGCGGTGGATTTCGCCGGGCGCGAGCGGATCGAGTCGGTGTCGAAAGCGGCGATCGGCCGCGCCGCCGCGGGCATGATCGCGCCGGGCCAGATCGTGTTCGTCGACGGCGGCACGACGGCCGTGCAACTGGCGCGTCATCTGCCGCGCGACTTGCGGGCCACGATCGTCACGCATAGCCCGAGTATCGCGGTTGAACTCGCCGAGCACGCGCAACTTGAGGTCGTGATGATCGGCGGCCGTTTGTTCCGGCATTCGATGGTCAATGTGGGCGCGGCCGCCATCGAAACGCTCAGCCATATTCGCGCCGATCTGTTTTTCATGGGCGCGACCGGCGTGCATCCGCAAGCGGGTCTGAGCACCGGCGATCGCGAGGAGGCCTACGTGAAGCGCGCGTTCGCTGAGCATGCGGCGGAGACGGTGGTGTTGGCGTCGGCGGAGAAGCTGCATGCGGCGTCGGCGTACAAGATCGCGGACGTGACGGCGGCCAGTGCGATCGTCGTGGAACGCGGCACGGCCGAGGCGCTCACCGCGCCATTCGAGGCGCTTGGTATCACGATCGTGCGAGCGTAA
- a CDS encoding xanthine dehydrogenase family protein molybdopterin-binding subunit, translating to MGKLDLSRRSFLKASVVAGVSVYLAPMGSRAFAALFEEKILTPMQWDAANGQAKFRIDGVAKVTGAKVFARDIRATDMPHWPQQQSHAFILRTTQADRSYEGFDLSLLGADLQPDRVVTAADLTRDGLIFPAFYGDDMLLPPGKTPAYLGQAVAILIYHDFARFRFAKNTLKFQDQIIRYGAQTGPLERDPWGTFRFVRVGGKTPYDDDVFSSLKDAPVFPSMMRKHKPVWPDGVEHGKLDEQGMFHAAQIQQNLDHPSADWLVIEREYNTQSIDTAALEPDNANCWYDAATQSLHMVVPTQAPSEVVDSAAGMVAKCAFPVKNLFIHPCYTVGYGSKDHFNVPFYGLVCAMYADGRPVRLANDRYEQFQTSLKRHAFKMNYRIAVDKKTGLLQSFKAEMEADGGGRCNFSPSVAMVGATAAQSIYYFPSNDLSAVAIASRAIDAGSARGYGTLQSMAATEMMVDEIAAQLKLDPIDFRLKNALRSGMKNTQGAVPAGAIRVDDVLNKAKVHPLWVNRAKRKAEFEAAHPGKRYGVGFACVQKDFGTGAETSFAKVEFSADGKISLQHTAAEIGTGVSTSQAVAVAKWLGKPATDVHVAITDWPDLPVVTSGDPYMMSQSDQDKLAANPRWSPGYASPSSATNSAFYFTHSTREAARVVFAHGLWPAAMAIWRQGGGGGQAAPLVVRIEDARWVDGKLSAAGLEALPFEQLAKKAHELGLVTGATVHVFNRWQWTEADFEIDGAIERLPLDGLALRYGDNAPDERKKLQTTANRYRVLDRQRVFIPPVQRNNAAVTYYSAVGTLVELSVHEASGKVDLLAHHSIMECGNQISPQLVSGQLQGGLAMGIGHALHEYLPLYEDGPGNGTWNFNRYHLPRATDVAVWTQTGEVLPPLTETDPPKGIAEVVMIPVVGAIVNGIAHAIGHRFTDLPVTPQRIQEVLA from the coding sequence ATGGGGAAACTCGACCTTTCGCGTCGTAGTTTTCTGAAGGCCAGCGTCGTGGCGGGTGTGTCGGTGTATCTCGCGCCGATGGGCAGCCGCGCATTCGCTGCATTGTTCGAAGAGAAAATTCTGACGCCGATGCAGTGGGACGCGGCCAACGGTCAGGCGAAATTCCGTATCGACGGTGTCGCCAAGGTGACCGGTGCGAAAGTGTTCGCACGCGACATTCGCGCCACCGACATGCCTCACTGGCCGCAGCAGCAGTCGCACGCTTTCATTCTGCGCACCACGCAGGCCGACCGTAGCTACGAAGGTTTCGACCTGTCGCTGCTGGGCGCCGATCTGCAACCCGACCGGGTGGTGACGGCGGCCGATCTGACGCGCGACGGCCTGATCTTCCCGGCCTTCTACGGCGACGACATGCTGCTGCCGCCGGGCAAGACGCCCGCGTACCTCGGCCAGGCGGTCGCGATCCTGATCTATCACGACTTCGCGCGTTTCCGCTTCGCGAAGAACACGCTGAAGTTCCAGGATCAGATCATCCGCTACGGCGCGCAGACGGGGCCGCTCGAACGCGATCCGTGGGGCACGTTCCGCTTCGTGCGGGTCGGCGGCAAGACGCCGTACGACGACGATGTCTTCTCCAGCCTCAAAGACGCGCCGGTGTTTCCGAGCATGATGCGCAAGCACAAGCCGGTGTGGCCCGACGGCGTCGAGCACGGCAAGCTGGACGAGCAGGGCATGTTCCACGCCGCGCAAATCCAGCAGAACCTCGATCACCCGTCGGCGGACTGGCTGGTGATAGAGCGCGAGTACAACACGCAGTCGATCGATACCGCCGCGCTCGAGCCCGACAACGCGAACTGCTGGTACGACGCCGCGACGCAATCGCTGCACATGGTGGTGCCGACCCAGGCGCCGTCCGAAGTGGTCGATAGCGCGGCCGGCATGGTCGCGAAGTGCGCGTTCCCGGTGAAGAATCTGTTCATTCACCCGTGCTACACGGTCGGTTACGGCTCGAAGGATCACTTCAACGTGCCGTTCTACGGTCTCGTCTGCGCGATGTATGCGGACGGCCGCCCCGTGCGTCTCGCCAACGACCGCTACGAGCAGTTCCAGACCTCGTTGAAGCGCCACGCGTTCAAGATGAACTACCGCATCGCCGTCGATAAAAAGACCGGTCTGCTGCAATCGTTCAAGGCGGAGATGGAAGCGGACGGCGGCGGGCGCTGCAACTTTTCGCCTTCCGTGGCAATGGTGGGCGCGACCGCCGCGCAGTCGATCTATTACTTCCCGAGCAACGATCTGTCGGCGGTGGCGATTGCGTCGCGCGCGATCGACGCCGGTTCCGCGCGTGGCTACGGTACGCTGCAGAGCATGGCCGCGACCGAAATGATGGTCGACGAAATCGCCGCGCAACTGAAGCTCGATCCGATCGATTTCCGCCTGAAGAACGCGTTGCGCTCCGGCATGAAGAACACGCAAGGTGCGGTGCCGGCCGGCGCGATTCGTGTGGACGATGTGTTGAACAAGGCCAAGGTGCATCCGCTGTGGGTGAATCGCGCGAAGCGCAAGGCCGAGTTCGAAGCCGCGCATCCGGGCAAGCGTTACGGCGTGGGTTTCGCGTGCGTGCAGAAGGACTTCGGCACCGGCGCGGAGACTTCGTTCGCGAAGGTCGAATTTAGCGCCGACGGCAAGATCAGTTTGCAGCACACGGCCGCCGAAATCGGCACCGGCGTATCGACCTCGCAGGCCGTCGCGGTCGCGAAATGGCTCGGCAAGCCGGCCACCGACGTCCATGTCGCGATCACCGACTGGCCGGATCTGCCGGTCGTTACGAGCGGCGATCCGTACATGATGTCGCAGTCCGATCAGGACAAGCTCGCGGCGAATCCGCGGTGGTCGCCGGGTTATGCGTCGCCGTCGAGCGCGACCAACTCCGCGTTCTATTTCACGCACAGCACGCGCGAAGCGGCGCGAGTCGTGTTCGCGCACGGTCTGTGGCCGGCGGCGATGGCGATCTGGCGTCAAGGCGGGGGCGGCGGTCAGGCCGCGCCGCTGGTGGTGCGGATCGAAGACGCGCGCTGGGTCGACGGCAAGCTGTCGGCGGCGGGGCTCGAGGCGTTGCCGTTCGAACAGCTCGCTAAGAAAGCGCACGAACTCGGTCTCGTGACCGGCGCGACCGTGCACGTGTTCAATCGCTGGCAATGGACCGAAGCGGACTTCGAGATCGACGGCGCCATCGAGCGCTTGCCGCTCGATGGCCTCGCGCTGCGCTACGGCGACAACGCCCCGGACGAGCGCAAGAAACTGCAGACCACGGCGAATCGGTATCGCGTGCTGGATCGTCAGCGCGTGTTCATTCCGCCGGTTCAGCGCAACAACGCGGCCGTGACGTACTACAGCGCGGTCGGCACGCTGGTCGAACTGTCGGTGCATGAAGCGAGCGGCAAGGTGGACCTGCTCGCGCATCACTCGATCATGGAGTGCGGCAATCAGATCTCGCCGCAACTCGTGTCGGGCCAGTTGCAAGGCGGTCTGGCGATGGGCATCGGCCACGCGCTGCACGAGTATCTGCCGCTGTACGAAGACGGTCCGGGCAACGGCACGTGGAACTTCAACCGTTACCACTTGCCGCGCGCGACGGACGTCGCCGTCTGGACCCAGACCGGCGAAGTGTTGCCGCCGCTCACCGAGACCGATCCGCCGAAGGGCATTGCCGAAGTGGTGATGATTCCGGTGGTCGGCGCGATCGTGAATGGGATCGCGCATGCGATCGGGCATCGGTTTACCGATCTGCCGGTTACCCCGCAACGTATTCAGGAGGTGCTCGCATGA
- a CDS encoding (2Fe-2S)-binding protein, whose product MTAPKQDLTNAASQTGGAAVASGVVASAPAAASAAPVAAASASAGAAASAPAAAAVERPLTHFRTLPLSIKVNGEIVGPTDVPAGLMMIDYLHEYLHLTGSRLGCGQGVCHACVVIVDKPDGTSEEVRTCITGANFFHGKTIRTIEGHAKRNDAGEVIGVSPIQQKFLEHFSFQCGYCTPGFVNAATVLIERLQRQPVAKDKVEATITEALNDHICRCTGYVRYYEAVKEVVLTTPGLVKEAA is encoded by the coding sequence ATGACGGCCCCCAAGCAAGATTTGACGAACGCCGCGAGCCAGACGGGTGGTGCGGCGGTGGCTTCTGGTGTTGTCGCCAGTGCGCCGGCCGCTGCGTCAGCGGCTCCGGTCGCTGCTGCGTCCGCATCCGCCGGCGCTGCCGCCAGCGCGCCCGCCGCCGCTGCGGTCGAGCGTCCGTTGACGCATTTCCGCACGCTGCCGCTGTCGATCAAGGTCAACGGTGAGATCGTCGGTCCGACCGACGTGCCCGCCGGACTCATGATGATCGACTACCTGCACGAGTATCTGCATCTGACCGGGTCGCGTCTCGGCTGTGGCCAGGGCGTCTGCCACGCGTGCGTGGTGATCGTCGACAAACCGGACGGCACCAGCGAAGAAGTGCGCACCTGCATCACCGGTGCGAATTTCTTCCACGGCAAAACCATTCGCACGATCGAAGGCCACGCGAAGCGCAACGACGCGGGCGAGGTGATCGGCGTGTCGCCGATCCAGCAGAAGTTTCTCGAGCACTTCAGCTTTCAGTGCGGCTACTGCACGCCGGGTTTCGTCAACGCGGCCACGGTGTTGATCGAACGTCTGCAGCGTCAACCGGTTGCCAAAGACAAGGTCGAAGCGACCATCACCGAAGCGCTGAACGACCACATCTGCCGCTGCACGGGTTACGTGCGCTACTACGAAGCCGTCAAGGAAGTCGTGCTGACGACGCCTGGCCTCGTCAAGGAAGCCGCATGA
- a CDS encoding cytochrome c, whose amino-acid sequence MMRRPITLRRALLLLGATLALSACGKHDDSAAMTAAALGPQSTAADPLARGRYLVKAADCAACHTTSDGAPFAGGVKLASPFGTFYGTNITPDKAHGIGSWSADDLYKALHDGVTPTKQLYPAMPYTSYRQLSRADSDAIYAYLMAQKPAAVPNHEPELSFPFNLRFGVRFWDWVFLKDALPDASNQASAKGAAATGTADWYRGRYLASALGHCAECHTPRGKFGQLDGAKPLAGAALGRIAAPDITPHGLAARGWTAADLQTFFATGIAPQGSAFGEMFPVVHLSSQYMTHDDLRAMSTYLLGDQPPAPQQLQSLQSGSADAAQLEAGRNVYLAVCAGCHGINGEGKPHVAVPMHANSTLRQSDAHNLIVAMLDGLGAQDFPGLERMQEMPGFATQLSDEELAQLANYLRATWGGQPADVTADTVKALR is encoded by the coding sequence ATGATGCGCCGCCCGATCACTCTGCGCCGCGCGCTGCTTTTGCTCGGCGCGACGCTCGCGTTGAGCGCGTGCGGCAAGCACGACGATTCCGCCGCGATGACCGCCGCCGCGTTGGGGCCGCAGTCCACCGCCGCCGATCCGCTCGCGCGCGGCCGCTATCTCGTGAAAGCCGCCGATTGCGCCGCCTGCCACACTACCTCGGACGGCGCGCCGTTCGCCGGCGGCGTGAAACTGGCTTCGCCGTTCGGCACTTTCTACGGCACCAACATCACGCCGGACAAAGCGCACGGCATCGGCAGCTGGAGCGCCGACGATCTTTACAAGGCGCTGCACGACGGCGTCACGCCGACCAAACAGTTGTATCCGGCGATGCCGTACACGTCGTACCGTCAGTTGTCGCGCGCGGATAGCGATGCGATCTACGCGTATCTGATGGCGCAGAAACCGGCCGCCGTGCCGAACCACGAACCCGAACTGTCGTTCCCGTTCAACCTGCGTTTCGGCGTGCGCTTCTGGGACTGGGTGTTCCTGAAGGACGCGTTGCCGGATGCGTCGAACCAGGCGTCGGCCAAGGGCGCTGCCGCCACCGGCACGGCGGACTGGTATCGCGGACGTTATCTGGCGAGCGCGCTCGGCCATTGCGCCGAGTGCCACACGCCGCGCGGCAAGTTCGGCCAGCTCGACGGCGCGAAGCCGCTGGCGGGTGCGGCGCTCGGCCGGATCGCGGCGCCGGACATCACGCCGCACGGTCTGGCGGCGCGTGGCTGGACCGCCGCCGACCTGCAGACGTTCTTCGCCACCGGCATCGCGCCGCAAGGCTCGGCGTTCGGCGAGATGTTCCCGGTCGTGCATCTGAGCAGCCAGTACATGACGCACGACGATCTGCGCGCCATGTCCACCTACTTGCTCGGCGATCAGCCGCCCGCGCCGCAACAGTTGCAGTCCTTGCAGTCAGGTTCGGCCGATGCCGCTCAGCTCGAAGCCGGACGCAACGTGTATCTCGCCGTGTGTGCCGGTTGTCATGGCATCAACGGCGAAGGCAAGCCGCACGTCGCGGTGCCGATGCACGCCAACTCGACGCTGCGTCAGAGCGATGCGCACAACCTGATCGTGGCGATGCTCGACGGTCTCGGCGCGCAGGATTTCCCGGGCCTCGAACGGATGCAGGAAATGCCGGGTTTCGCCACGCAACTCAGCGACGAAGAACTCGCGCAGCTCGCGAACTATCTGCGCGCGACGTGGGGCGGCCAACCGGCCGACGTCACGGCAGATACCGTAAAAGCGTTGCGATGA
- a CDS encoding DUF3465 domain-containing protein — MSNVSNRATEILPHHSYVHSLGAPLACVQGTISKVFPSPDNHHGANHQQFVIKIDKVLKFEGGTENLVGTEVFVAVRFGDDEGLAHEIPGLQAGQPIEAQGEYIPDSTAYPTADNNNPVLPVLHFTHHPVGYVRYDGQYYS, encoded by the coding sequence ATGAGCAATGTGAGCAATCGCGCGACAGAGATTCTTCCGCACCACAGCTACGTTCATTCACTCGGCGCGCCGCTCGCCTGTGTGCAAGGCACGATCAGCAAGGTATTCCCCAGCCCGGACAATCACCACGGCGCGAATCATCAGCAATTCGTGATCAAGATCGACAAGGTGCTGAAGTTCGAAGGCGGCACGGAGAATCTGGTGGGCACCGAAGTGTTCGTCGCCGTGCGTTTCGGCGACGACGAAGGTCTGGCGCACGAGATCCCCGGCTTGCAGGCCGGTCAGCCGATCGAGGCGCAAGGGGAATATATTCCCGATTCCACCGCGTATCCCACCGCCGACAACAACAACCCCGTGCTGCCGGTATTGCATTTCACGCATCATCCGGTCGGCTACGTGCGCTACGACGGGCAGTACTACAGCTAA